AGAGTTTAACATAGTCAAGCGAAACAAATTATAGAAGAATAGttgaatcatgtcttttttgtcaaatgaaaaattagtacgaatacaaagaaaaagtatgggaatgtttgttttttaaactattgacCAGGGTGAAAGTCTTTGAAAGTCATGACTGGCAAAAAGTTTGTGAAATGAAATAGCACAAATAttccattctttttaaatataactgcatataaagaaaaacacaaactgatgtttaataataatttttaccctttttatgttttataggacaagaaatatagaaaaataatataaaatataaacagttaCAATAGAAATGAGCGCAAAACAAGATAAACAGAATACAACAAGGCCTAAATGGTAAGACCACttctatatactgtaaattcagattttTCAGGGAATGGACAACTTAttgtgattacaaaaaaaatctgcataaaGATCTATATagttacatgatatatatatatatgtttctgctatcaaaatatgatttcttATTTCTGCGATACTCACCCAGTCACATTATTCGCATTACTAAAAAGTTTGGATAATTTCTGAATGACagtaataaaagaaattgcCTTTGAATGATgactcataaaaaaataagaaaatgtggtatagtAAATGAGTGACttatccaccagagttcaatGAAGCGGATGCAAGAAATTAAAGGCCAATCATGGGcctgccttcaataatgagaaaacacTTCCTTTATAGGTCATTCATTAAAGATCTCAACatataaagatttaaacaaTCCAATTtagttcaacatgttcaaaggcaataacaattaataaaaaaaaaaatcaggcctaatataaaatattgtttgtttctccAATCCCGAATGACCCTGCAAAAATTGTcctactcataaaattttattgtcaaaactaagccaaatattattatattcatttctGATTTTCGGGCTTACTGGATCATCAGATAATATTCAGGCttctgtgaaaaataaaattatttaccaacctacctacccacacctGCCTTGTCAGAATAGGGATtagggaaacaaacaatatattaattaagGCCTCATGTCTGTGAGCACTCAACCTGACCATAATATAGGACAGTGGTTCAAATATTAACACAACATATGAACATTCTATAACAACTATTGCAAGTGGCTCAACTTTAAATATCACTGCAAGGCACTAAACAAAGAATATTAAATCTTGGACACAAAGCACTGAAATAAGAGAACTCATAAGCATGACAAGtaagaatatcaaatgaaagtttctcaaaatgttcattaaaacatgataaaataagcttatttatattgctgtttttttctcaatttataacaattttttttaattttgtgtatttataggtCAGatatcttggtttttatgatcatCAACAGGTCCTGGAGGTCTATACTGAAGAggaattttaattgttaatacTTTTCTACATAATGTGCTAATTGGATTATTAATGTGAAATGAACTCAACTGTGTGTTTTTCtggaaaaagaaatagaaaaatccTACAAAATTGCTATAAACAAAATGGAGTACTATCAAAGAACACAATTGTGTAAAATGTAACAACCTACATTCATTCACTGATGGATTAtggagaaattaagaaaaaaatactatctttgtcatgtttgttttcgAAATAAACACCTGCTTTATCCATTCATGTACATGGCTCcatcatatcaaatatacaaagaaGATGTTTGAAGAACATGTTgccaaaatttattcaacaaattgaaGGAAGATGTCATGTGGATTGAATTATTTATGCACTGAACTGTTATGTAGGGGGTCGAATACACAGCAGCTGAAACAGAAGACAAGTTAATTTGACatgaaaagtgtttattttattttatattcaaatatgagCACAATATTAATAACATCACAAATGGTATGATATTCATAGCGTTTTGCTTATTATTGTATTGTCTTAAACATGCTAAATAGTCAGCCTTTTGTTTCTGTATGTTTAATACTCACCATAGAAATTTGTATAAcagtattaaagttttaattatcttttgtatCAATAGTTCAGTCTAGGAgaaaatatattacatgtattaatactGTTTGTACTGTTATGAAATTTCCATAGAggaaaaacatttccttaatggaaatttgatgttcagaaatttccctagaggaaatttgaagaacaacgatttcctcagaggaaatttgttgtcttcaattttcctccaaggaaaagtgtttgtcaaaaatttcctcacaggaaaaagtatttcctccaaggaaaatttgaagctacaaatttcctcacaggaaaaagtttttcctcaaaggaaaatttgaagctgCAAAATTTCCTCGAAGGctcaaatttcctcaaaggaaaaagaatttcctctaaggaaaaagaatttcatctaaggaaatagaatttcctcaaaggaaataattatgcagcaaattccctaagggaaatctttttcccttgaggaaaaaacaatttccctttaggaaaaatctttttccttcagggaaatttgatttcccttgaggaaaagtacttttcctctgaggaaattgttgaaaaaaggggcataactttttcAACCGTGGTGCTAGAGCCAAATTTTTTTAGGACAAATATCAGGGAACCAATACCTACCAAGTTATCAACTTTGTTTTGACTTAACTcaaaaattaaggtgacaacTTTTGCACTCAGCGGAATTGCAAACTTGTCCCGGAGACTGTTAAAGGTCTGATTTATCTACAACACTTgcgaagaaaaacaaatatgatagacaGCAACACTCGACGATCAATGACGGCTTGCCACATATgtctttttactaaattgtctGACATCATTATAtcgaataaattaaaaataaacgtCATTGTGTTTGTCCTGTGACAGTTTTAAGTAAAACTGGAGGCGGTATGGATTAATATGCATAATCAGAAGTCATCTCCTATCATGATGTtcaatttacagtaaaattgCTTATGGTCAGATAACTATTACCAATGACGATacagctttttttttctttttcctttaggttgtaACATAAATGAAGCAATCTTACAGATTTGTAAAGGATATCCAATCAATGATCCTGACCATAGTGATGTTAAAGCACTTTTCATGAAAGCTTGCGAGAAAGGGAAcatatcaaaagtaaaatacctTATTAAGGAGGGTTATGACATTAACATTACTGATGATGAGGGGCGAACCCCGTTGCACTGGTCTTGCTTACGCGTTAACATTGACATGATAAACTTTCTAATGGAAACAACATGTGATATAAATACACCTGACAAACTCGGACTGACGCCTCTTATGTTAGCTTGTAGCCGTGGACACATCCCTTCCATTACACGTCTTATTGAAAAGGGAGCCGACATTAACATCGGGGATAACGAAGGAAAGACGCCACTGTATGAGGCTTGTCGAAAAAATAGAGTTGACATTGTAAACTTACTGCTAGAATTAGCATGTGATATTAACACCAATGACAATAGTGGAATGACACCTTTAATGCAAGCTTGTGCTGACAATTATCTGACCATAGTAGAAATTCTAATCACAAAAGGTGCTGAAATGAATACTGCCGATAATAATGGCAATACGGCATTCCTTTTATCCTGTACTTATAAATTCCTTGATATAGTACACTTATTGATTGATAAAGGATATGATATCAATATGATTGACCATAATAAGGTAAAAAGACTTTTTATGGACGCTTGTGCTGCAGATCATCATCCATTAGTAAAGTGTCTTATCGATAAGGACTTCGACATTAACAGCACAGATGAGAAAGGACAAACTCCactacatattgcttgtttcaAAGGCCACATTGAAATAGTAGAAATACTGACAGTTGATATAATAAACGTTCTGATAGataaaaaatgtgatataaataaaactgacaaatATGGACGCACACCGCTTATGCGGGCATGTAGAAAAGGACATATCTCTACAGTATcacaccttttagaaaagggtGCACACATAAACTGCAAGGACGAAGAAGGAAAAACGCCACTGTTTCATTCATGCTTTCGAAATAACATTAACACTGTAAATTTTCTGCTTAAAAACGCATGTGATTTTCAAATCCCTGACAAAAATGGGATGACTCCTCTTATGAAAGCTTGTGCTGAAGGAAGTCTGTCCATAGTAAAATGTCTGATTGCAAAAGGCGCTGATATTGATGTTAAAGATAACGAAGAAAATACAGCATTCCTTTTTTCCTGTATACATGAAAACCTTGATATAGTAAACTTCCTGATAGATGAAGGATGTGACATCACAAGAATAGACCTTCAAATTGCAAACAGACTTTTTAGAAGTTCTTGTGCTGCAGATCATCTGCCATTAATAAGAAGTCTAATTGATAAGGTCTCCGACATTAACAGCACAAATGAGGAAGGACAAACTCCACTATATAATGCTTGTTTCAAAGGCCGCATTGAGATAGTAGAAATACTAACAGATAAAAAATGCGATCTAAATAAGACTGAAAATACCGGACAAACAGCACTAGTGGTTGCTTGTAGTAAAGGACATTTCTCTATTGTTCAGTTACTTGTAAATGAAGGGGCAGATATTAATATTACTGATAATGAAGAGAAATCACCATTGCATTGGTCTTGCGTGCTTGGAAGCATTGATATAATAAACGTTCTGATAGataaaaaatgtgatataaataaaactaacaaaaatgGGTGTACACCTCTTATGTTGGCATGCGAACAAGGTCATATCTATACAGTTAAACGTCTTATCGAATCGGGTGCCGTCATAAACCAAACCGATACAAATGGGAAAACGCCATTGTATGTGGCATCTAATGGAAACAACATTCACATAGTAAACTTACTGTTAAAAAATGGATGTGATATTGATATTCCTGACAATAAGGGAACAACACCTCTGATGGCGGCTTGTTTTAGAGGACATCTGTCTATAGTAAAACGTCTCCATCGTAATGAGAACACTAGCATAACCGATAATGAAGGACTAACGCCATTGTTCTTGTCATGTTGTGGTGATCATATAGCCATAATAAACTTCTTGATACTTAAAGGATTCGATATCAATAAACTTAACAATAAGGGGCAGTCACCTCTTATGGAAGTTTGTTGTCAAGGCTATTTTTCTACTGCAAAACTGCTGATTAAGAGGGGTGCTGATATTAACATTGCCGATAATGATGGTCGAACGGTATTCAATTGGTCCTGTGCCGGTGGAAGCATCGAGATAGTCAAATTACTAATCAATAAAGGATGTGACTTTAATATACTTGACAATTTTGATAGAACACCGCTTTTCATAGCATGTATTTCTAAACATGGCTCTATAGTTAAACTTCTTACAAAAAAAGGAGCCTATTTCAATAACAGTGACAGTGAGGGTAAAACGCCGTTATGTAGTTATAacattgaaatagaaaaatttcTCATGGATAACAAATGTTAGATTAATAAACCTGACAataataggcccaagaccacaattaatgaccccgcttttcgttgttcacgaatatagttccctttaattatagtgtattttttctttatttttttctttcactttcTCATTCATTActtagcttttctggggtggaaatgaaagaagagagctgaaaaaaacttttggatgttttattttaattgattttaataaggaaaaagtgattaggccaggtgcaaaaaggttatatttacaattttcggaacatctcttgacttgcctataggggtatggatgtgtattggtcaaatttgtatgatgtaataatgcattttttctgaaaattgcatatattttttaacttgtaTTGTAcataacacacacaaaaaagttagaaaaaaaaaggcaacatttttttaatgcgacaaaacgttataaagaaatgatagaagaattaattgtggtctcgggccaGAGAGGTgcatttcaacaaattttgaatttatacttTGACAACttctctgaatgatctattggtattgatttgtcaaactatatgaaaagaaatgatTTCCACTTTTATATgatagaaatttgtaaaaaaaagtcacttttcagcttATATGCCCAAAAAGAAGCTTTATacacttttttcaatattttttcaaaagcagtatccttaatttttctctgacattttttttctgatatctatttgtgtttgtggtttttatttcatgtgttttactCATTTGTTAACTCCGAACACAAAGGAAAGTGGATAAAAGCAGAAAAAGAGTGCAAAATGGGCTGTTTAAAGAGTCTAGGTCTAGCGGTCCGTACGAAGCAAGTGAAATatgaagttctatgcacttaaaaattgtatttctttaaacagattgcactgaatctatatcaaaagcacttattactggttgtttAAACTTGTCTGTTTCAcagaatacattttttgtacctttattttcttctgttggatGGCTGGTGGTTGAAATATTGGCATTCCAAGACTGAAATTTCATACATGTTTTAAACAGTGAATTGaaaaaactttgcatcagaccatactgtctaaatatatagttaaaagcAACAGTCTTGTTACACCCAGGCTTCCTATTTGATCATATCTCAGCAAGGATTTGGgcaaaaagaaacatatttccatctccaatatcatttatatgcaattaaaTATGGAAATATAGGGAACGGCATGAATTAACAACTTGTTGTTTTACGCTTGACATTGCTTAAGACCTTGTAAAACTCATGTGTATGCTATTCGAAacttatatttacatgaaattacatttattgtaaagaaaagattttttgGCTGGAATTTCcgataatattgattttattaatgcCATGTGTGTAGAAGGCATTTCTTTGTTAAAGTATATCAACATGAGGTCAAGGACTACATCATGTTCAATGCATGATCATCTAATTACATTATCTGATTGGTCAGTTCTTGAGATCggtaattaatatcaaatttctACATGTGCTTGGACATGCGGTCATTCGCCTTTGTTTTGGGAGAAAGAAAAGATCGTTTTGAATTTAtctgaaaaactgaaaaaaagaacTGTAGAAAGGCATTCATCGAAGAATCCACAGATTAGAAGGTAAAAGCGAACCTTaactattattttatatatttttaataacttaatttttaatttattattatttatttttgaattgtttgttGCTTTTGAACCATGGTCCGGCGTGCCTTAATTTTTGGTAATTCTTTTATTCGTCGTTGAGAAACTTTTACTCATGAGAACTGTGATCGAGGTTGGTTAAATTTAGGTTTAGACGGAACCGACATCCAGGTGGAATATTTTGATTTGGGGGGAGGGACTCTTCGCCCCGGTAATAAATGTGTTCAAAAGCAACAATATATGCATATTATTGAAGAATATATGCCACATTCGGTTTTTCTTCAGGTTGGAGGCAACGATTTGTCGTCTGAAAATGAGCCCATGAAATTAGCAAGAGATATCAGTGTTTTTGCCGATTACATAATAAATTGCTATCATGTTAACCACGTGGTTATTGGTCAACTTCTCCCGAGGTATTCCGAAAGACCGGAAgcttattataattatatattaaacaagGTTTACATTGTAAACAAAGAACTTAGTCATTTAGTAAAAGAAAGAGACAATGCGACTTTCTGGCATCATAGGGGGTTGTGGAAGAACACCCCagatttattattaaaagataaagttCATCTTAATGATGAAGGTATGGAAATATACGCTAGAAGTGTCCGTGCTGCTATTGGTAGCCTTTCACGAACATGTAATGTCGAGCAAACATGCGTTGCAAATTACCGTTTATGATTGTTAAAAACTCATTGTCCCTATTTGgacatatgaaaaaaaaggagCATACACTACAATTATGTAGTTATCTATGAATTATTTGCATATTATTACTCCATCACCTTTTGTAAcgatttataatataaattatctCTGAGTGGTTGTGCTTATTATGCACGTGGTTGTGCTTATATGCACATGGTTGTGCTTATACGCACATGGTTGTGACACTGGTGACATGAAAAAtgtcttatttgtaaataattatggttggttatatcatttatatcagagttatataatataataagtctctttttatatttaaatattgattattCATAAGTATGGTTTATATACTTTTATCTTAGTATATTACCAGGTTAATTATTTAATCAGAGAATAAATCATGGCTTTCCCTATAATGGTTGTGTCACAATAGGGATCGATATTGGTACTATTGAagaattttattcatattggtTGGTTTTATAAAATTGGTTTTGGAGTAATAATTagcatacatgtatcataatcAAACTTAACTTTTAACATGAGTACATTTTGCTAGATATATCATCATATCAACTATGTTAATTTTATGGACAAgcattttggtttaaaaattataCTTATTTACATTTGTAGTAACATTCTTAAAGTTCTGTGATATAcaggatttttatttttgttttatgtttttatagcAAAATGCCAAAGCAGAAGAGCCGAACAAGAAGAAAGGCTGCTCCACAAAATCTTGAAGATGTTCAAAATTTAGTGGAGGAACAAAGTGAGATACCACCACTATACAGGCCACCAGTGCGGAGACGCAATACAAGACGAGGAGTTCCTGAAACAATTACCGAACAGCCGTCTGTTCCAACAGCAAATTACATTGCTGATGCGTTATTCCGAAAGTTTAAAAGTTCCGGCGTGCAACTGATAAAAGACAATACAGTAGTTCCAATTAATGACTTAACTGGTATGTTGTCGTCATCATCCACACAACCagaaaattcaacaaataatgaCTCTCAGGGACAAATGTTAGCTGTCTTCCAACCGCCATTGTCTTCAGATCCTAATattaacacgtcttctgatggTGAGCTGTTAAACTCTAACTCGTATGACGAGAATCCTTATGCTTGTGACATGTTGAGACATTCAATACCTTTAGACTATCATGTCAGCAGTAAGGTTAAATCTGATGTTTGGTGTattaattatgtaaattttgcTTTATTATTACCTTCTAACATTGATGATACATGTAATGAATCAACATTATTTGAGAATTTGaatataacaatttcaaatagGAAGTCTAACAAAGAGCTTTTGTCCATTCACCAATGGACAAATGCTTTTGACATATTTATGTCTATATATCTTGAAAAGAATTTGAGGTCGGCTAGAGCATTGATTAAATATGGTTTTAATGTACGGTCATTATGCAAGTCCTTGGGTTTCCAAGCCGCTAAAGTATATGATGAGAAATTTAGAAAGATAAGAAAAATTTTAGGGTTACAATGGGATCAAATCAATGATGAACTTTGGCGATCTGCTGCTTTATATGAAAGACAATCTGATTTTTCAGGTCAAAATAAGAAGTTGTATGCTAAAACCTCAAACTCAGACCCAAATTCTTTTCAAAGGAGGGCCCAGCATCAGTATCAATTCCCAAATGGCTATTGCTGGGCCTTCTGTAAATCAGGGGAATGCacatcaaagttttgtaaactcAAAAACCAATGTGTACACTGCAGCAAGAAACACTGTACCCTTACATGTCCAGAGCAAAAAGGAAAACAGGCAAACTTTGTCAAAACTTCCAACACCAATAAAGGTTGAAaatttagaacattttttagTAGGTTATGAAACCCAGTTGAAAGATAAATTGATTCATGGTTTTTCTTTTggattttcaattaattctTGTTTTTCTACATCCCTTAATAAGAAGATTTTTCCTCCAAATCATAAAAGTGCAAGGGAAAATTATCATGTTGTGCAATCCAAACTGAATAAAGAGATTGAAACAGGAAGAGTTAAGGGTCCATTTACAAAGCCCCCTTTCCCTCTTTTTGTATGCTCCCCTTTGGGTTTAGTTCCAAAAAAGGAACCCAATTCTTATCGATTAATACATGATTTGTCGTATCCTAAGAATGACTCTGTAAACTCTGGTATTCCCCAGAATTTTCGGCTGTTCAATACCAAAACATTGAAACAGTCATAGATTTAGTCCAATCTTATGAATCAAACTGTCTAATGTCTAAAACCGATATTGAGCATGCATTTCACTTAATTCCAATAGCTAAAACAGATCATCATCTGTTAGGTTTTCATTGGGACAAACAGTTTTATTATGATGTATCCCTCCCCATGGGGGCTTCGTCCTCGTGTCAGCTATTTGAGGCTTTTTCTACAGGCCTCAACTGGATTTTAAATgctaaatttcaaatatatgggGTATCACACCTGCTAGATGATTTTTTCTTTGTCGGAAAAACTGGCTCAAATGAATGTTATAGTGCATTACAAACTTTTCTTTGTCTTGCTGATAAATTGGGGGTACCCatcaaatcagaaaaaaacacaactcCCTACTACTTGCATTACTATCTACGGTATTGAAATTGATTCTACTCAGATGGTAGCTCGATTACCTATggagaaaatagaaaaaaatttgcaattattaagtaaatacaaatgtaaacgCAGTATCACACTCAGAGAATTGCAATCCTTATTGggtcttttaaattttgcatgtGGAGTTATCATACATGGGAGAGCCTTTTTACGTAGGCTTTTTGATCTGACTATAGGTCATACATCTCCTCATTATAGAATCAATCTGAATTCTGATGCAAGATTAGATCTTAAGTTATGgtacagttttattgaaaaatacaatggtaaatcatgttttttattcaaagaatgGGTTTCatcagattttttaaaactgttttctgAAGCTGCAGGTACTTATGGTGGTTTTGCTGCAGTTTTTGGCAG
This Mytilus trossulus isolate FHL-02 chromosome 14, PNRI_Mtr1.1.1.hap1, whole genome shotgun sequence DNA region includes the following protein-coding sequences:
- the LOC134697542 gene encoding ankyrin repeat and KH domain-containing protein 1-like, with amino-acid sequence MHDNKSTENDSLCRCDYSKGFSFVSEPRNRCFCNTSEEDCSCYKRSCPKNSKLSVDYECISIHVSDVNYSCQQSYNGEKSVSDIELPFVQKVYQQNESWSRSGRTVISYVSISGCNINEAILQICKGYPINDPDHSDVKALFMKACEKGNISKVKYLIKEGYDINITDDEGRTPLHWSCLRVNIDMINFLMETTCDINTPDKLGLTPLMLACSRGHIPSITRLIEKGADINIGDNEGKTPLYEACRKNRVDIVNLLLELACDINTNDNSGMTPLMQACADNYLTIVEILITKGAEMNTADNNGNTAFLLSCTYKFLDIVHLLIDKGYDINMIDHNKVKRLFMDACAADHHPLVKCLIDKDFDINSTDEKGQTPLHIACFKGHIEIVEILTVDIINVLIDKKCDINKTDKYGRTPLMRACRKGHISTVSHLLEKGAHINCKDEEGKTPLFHSCFRNNINTVNFLLKNACDFQIPDKNGMTPLMKACAEGSLSIVKCLIAKGADIDVKDNEENTAFLFSCIHENLDIVNFLIDEGCDITRIDLQIANRLFRSSCAADHLPLIRSLIDKVSDINSTNEEGQTPLYNACFKGRIEIVEILTDKKCDLNKTENTGQTALVVACSKGHFSIVQLLVNEGADINITDNEEKSPLHWSCVLGSIDIINVLIDKKCDINKTNKNGCTPLMLACEQGHIYTVKRLIESGAVINQTDTNGKTPLYVASNGNNIHIVNLLLKNGCDIDIPDNKGTTPLMAACFRGHLSIVKRLHRNENTSITDNEGLTPLFLSCCGDHIAIINFLILKGFDINKLNNKGQSPLMEVCCQGYFSTAKLLIKRGADINIADNDGRTVFNWSCAGGSIEIVKLLINKGCDFNILDNFDRTPLFIACISKHGSIVKLLTKKGAYFNNSDSEGKTPLCSYNIEIEKFLMDNKCLDGTDIQVEYFDLGGGTLRPGNKCVQKQQYMHIIEEYMPHSVFLQVGGNDLSSENEPMKLARDISVFADYIINCYHVNHVVIGQLLPSKMPKQKSRTRRKAAPQNLEDVQNLVEEQSEIPPLYRPPVRRRNTRRGVPETITEQPSVPTANYIADALFRKFKSSGVQLIKDNTVVPINDLTGMLSSSSTQPENSTNNDSQGQMLAVFQPPLSSDPNINTSSDGELLNSNSYDENPYACDMLRHSIPLDYHVSSKVKSDVWCINYVNFALLLPSNIDDTCNESTLFENLNITISNRKSNKELLSIHQWTNAFDIFMSIYLEKNLRSARALIKYGFNVRSLCKSLGFQAAKVYDEKFRKIRKILGLQWDQINDELWRSAALYERQSDFSGQNKKLYAKTSNSDPNSFQRRAQHQYQFPNGYCWAFCKSGECTSKFCKLKNQCVHCSKKHCTLTCPEQKGKQANFVKTSNTNKGLEIAVKTESEIYRVIQREDIKFERVNGHVSNMTITMKFYKHSNLQNKTLSIARRPENYLCPDKAIEEYLRLDVKHLIEMDGDITKTADKEGRTPLYLSCFSGNMDIVNLLIVNGCDVTQANNNDKTHLMAVCDQGHPSTATFLIEKGAHINIAGHKGRTPFYWSCTGGNTDMANLLIDNGCDFNQCDKKGTTSFMEACAQGHLSIVESLIKKDINIYITNKAGQTSFHFACFFGKIDIVKKLIDKQCNTYMIDKADIYGNTALIGACSKGHFSTAKLLIENGTDIFLSDNNGKTPYIGHV
- the LOC134697225 gene encoding uncharacterized protein LOC134697225 produces the protein MPKQKSRTRRKAAPQNLEDVQNLVEEQSEIPPLYRPPVRRRNTRRGVPETITEQPSVPTANYIADALFRKFKSSGVQLIKDNTVVPINDLTGMLSSSSTQPENSTNNDSQGQMLAVFQPPLSSDPNINTSSDGELLNSNSYDENPYACDMLRHSIPLDYHVSSKVKSDVWCINYVNFALLLPSNIDDTCNESTLFENLNITISNRKSNKELLSIHQWTNAFDIFMSIYLEKNLRSARALIKYGFNVRSLCKSLGFQAAKVYDEKFRKIRKILGLQWDQINDELWRSAALYERQSDFSGQNKKLYAKTSNSDPNSFQRRAQHQYQFPNGYCWAFCKSGECTSKFCKLKNQCVHCSKKHCTLTCPEQKGKQANFVKTSNTNKG